The following proteins are encoded in a genomic region of Notolabrus celidotus isolate fNotCel1 chromosome 19, fNotCel1.pri, whole genome shotgun sequence:
- the ier5l gene encoding immediate early response gene 5-like protein, producing the protein MIHTMECASDAQTLISISLMKIHNSRTQRGGIKLHKNLLVSYVLRNARQVYIKEKYAEIYRMQQYEEVMTVCNEIQELNPLDLDAEDAEDEEQARAACCGGEEASLCGAACHRGAAQPGAHTRTASALHGCCPLEEDSKDPEPCYYRSCCMESSPVSQCEQFSANSSAYCNKTTVLDLDTHVVTTVENGYLHQDCCCDALQCGQSAQSPAKKRKVEFGCCVSDVEEISDFTAARKRAKREDCSFSHPDYTDTSHISNLISIFGSGFTGLLSRQADLEQICSKQVLASLGAWTRAIVAF; encoded by the coding sequence ATGATCCACACCATGGAGTGCGCATCGGACGCGCAGACCCTGATCTCCATCTCTCTAATGAAGATCCACAACTCCAGGACGCAGAGAGGAGGCATTAAGCTGCACAAAAACCTGCTGGTCTCCTATGTGCTGCGGAACGCCAGGCAGGTCTACATCAAGGAGAAGTATGCTGAGATCTACAGGATGCAGCAGTACGAGGAGGTGATGACGGTCTGCAACGAGATCCAGGAGCTCAACCCGCTGGATCTGGACGCAGAGGACGCGGAGGATGAGGAGCAGGCGCGGGCTGCTTGCTGCGGCGGAGAGGAGGCGAGTCTGTGTGGGGCTGCGTGCCACAGAGGCGCGGCGCAGCCAGGGGCGCACACCCGGACAGCGAGCGCTCTGCACGGCTGCTGTCCGCTGGAGGAGGACAGCAAGGATCCGGAGCCGTGCTACTACCGGAGCTGCTGCATGGAGTCCTCTCCGGTGTCACAGTGTGAGCAGTTCTCCGCGAACAGCTCCGCGTACTGCAACAAAACCACCGTGCTGGACTTGGACACGCATGTGGTGACCACGGTGGAGAACGGTTACCTCCACCAGGACTGCTGCTGCGACGCGCTCCAGTGCGGACAGAGCGCGCAGTCCCCGGCCAAGAAACGGAAGGTGGAGTTCGGTTGTTGTGTGTCCGACGTGGAGGAGATTTCGGATTTTACAGCCGCGCGCAAAAGAGCGAAACGCGAGGACTGCTCCTTCTCCCACCCGGACTACACAGACACTTCACACATCTCCAACCTCATCTCCATCTTCGGATCGGGGTTTACAGGGCTGCTGAGCAGGCAGGCGGACTTGGAACAGATCTGTAGCAAGCAGGTCCTGGCCAGTCTGGGCGCGTGGACCAGGGCGATTGTGGCGTTTTGA